One stretch of Acidimicrobiales bacterium DNA includes these proteins:
- a CDS encoding TIGR03618 family F420-dependent PPOX class oxidoreductase — MALDPAALPPAVEAFLAERHLATLTTLRPDGSPHVVPVGFMWDRAAGLVRILALSHSRKVRNLEAAPGSRAVVCQVDGRRWLTLEGAGRVSREPETLALTLAAYAARYRPPRDHPDRVTIEIAVDRVLGQA; from the coding sequence ATGGCCCTCGACCCCGCCGCCCTCCCGCCCGCCGTCGAGGCCTTCCTCGCCGAGCGCCACCTGGCCACGCTCACGACCCTGCGGCCGGACGGCTCCCCCCACGTCGTGCCGGTCGGGTTCATGTGGGACCGGGCGGCCGGGCTGGTGCGCATCCTCGCCCTCTCGCACAGCCGGAAGGTCCGCAACCTCGAGGCCGCGCCGGGCAGCCGGGCGGTCGTGTGCCAGGTCGACGGGCGCCGCTGGCTGACCCTCGAGGGCGCCGGCCGGGTCTCCCGGGAGCCCGAGACCCTGGCCCTCACGCTCGCCGCCTACGCCGCCCGCTACCGCCCGCCGAGGGACCACCCCGACCGGGTGACGATCGAGATCGCGGTGGACCGGGTGCTCGGCCAGGCGTGA
- a CDS encoding adenylate/guanylate cyclase domain-containing protein, with translation MTCPSCGASAPAGARFCPSCGHPLLARGDERRVVTVLFADLVGFTGLAETRDPEQVKNLVDGCFELLVADIVAFGGRVDKIVGDAIVALFGAPVAHEDDAERAVRAALRMQRTLGRHAAAIAADVQMRIGVNTGEVLVGAMRAGGDYTAMGDVVNTAARLQQVAAPGSVVVGPATHAATQRVVRYDPIGLLTPRGREAAVEAWTAVEVLAPPGYRVRSRAPLVGRDVELGLVSAAVASSVARSRAHLVLLLGEAGLGKSRLAEEVAGSAERDHGALVLEGRCVPYGEANVWWPLAEAVRQACDLDVTDGAARAAERCAATVAAALGTGAEPAEVTRVAAGLLHLMGYEGSLRDIEPQRARDEVARSTQALLDGLTASSPVVLVLSDVHWADELVLDLVDRLLEHLRRRRLVVVATARPGIEGRWGVRRGGHDVVVVHLDPLSRDAADRLLTELAGDELPRQLRAALLDRSGGNPFFLEELVALLGEAGVVGDGGPVTAPVRQLPDTLRGLVAARLDALTADERVVLDHAAVLGARGPVEALVIMGRHLGDERVATALDGLADKEVLVVQDGRWSFRSDLVREVAYQTLTKGDRARLHFGVADWLERHLDELGDDDSTVSRIAHHYGSAARLAAEVGSVEGVPADLVRRALDWVERAACRAEASDVAVVADRFFDLAVDLAPALPADDATLVRLLLGRARARATLRELDAARADVERARATAEAAGDRAGLASALTVLGDVQQKAGDLDAAVATLDAALTLAREAGDRPTEVEALRLRGVADLFRGDTLAAAPVLEDALRGFCDLRDRRGEAWALQNLAWIAFTEGRMDAAEERLDQSVATFTEIGDVGGLGWAFGLQGWVKFQQGDLAAARQLCHRVTREAETTGDRWGHGMMIVLSALVDLWCGKTDDAVRTARHAVEIFERIDDRYGRVQSLAALARALLAAGRVPEGLAVTDELEAIAAQPGVAGTNAGDFAALAVAQAAMVVGDPERTLAALPARLLAVSSERVAPVADGLVAAGLARLMLGLADEALATLALPHDADPTDANATASLALARAVTGGDGHGDARRLAAELTDTGRGTYLDRMLAHLAAAFAAGREGDDEAAIRAADAAVATVDGTEDRLAHAVARLGRSKVLALIGDPTADRAAGDAAARLEALGLSGTAWEVAFGLARAAGAAA, from the coding sequence GTGACCTGCCCGTCGTGCGGCGCCTCCGCCCCGGCGGGCGCACGGTTCTGCCCGTCCTGCGGGCACCCCCTGCTGGCCAGGGGGGACGAGCGCCGTGTCGTCACCGTCCTGTTCGCCGACCTCGTCGGCTTCACCGGCCTGGCCGAGACCCGCGACCCCGAGCAGGTGAAGAACCTGGTCGACGGGTGCTTCGAGCTGCTCGTCGCCGACATCGTCGCCTTCGGCGGGCGGGTCGACAAGATCGTCGGCGACGCCATCGTCGCCCTCTTCGGCGCCCCGGTGGCCCACGAGGACGACGCCGAGCGGGCCGTGCGGGCCGCCCTGCGGATGCAGCGGACCCTCGGCCGCCACGCCGCCGCCATCGCCGCCGACGTGCAGATGCGGATCGGGGTGAACACCGGGGAGGTGCTGGTCGGCGCCATGCGGGCCGGCGGCGACTACACGGCGATGGGCGACGTGGTGAACACGGCCGCCCGGCTCCAGCAGGTCGCCGCGCCGGGCTCGGTGGTGGTCGGGCCGGCCACCCACGCCGCCACCCAGCGGGTCGTGCGCTACGACCCGATCGGGCTGCTGACGCCGAGGGGCCGGGAGGCCGCCGTCGAGGCCTGGACGGCGGTCGAGGTGCTCGCCCCGCCCGGCTACCGGGTCCGGTCGAGGGCGCCGCTCGTCGGCCGCGACGTCGAGCTCGGCCTGGTCAGCGCGGCGGTGGCGTCGTCCGTGGCCCGGTCCAGGGCCCACCTCGTGCTGCTGCTCGGCGAGGCCGGCCTGGGCAAGAGCCGGCTGGCCGAGGAGGTGGCCGGCAGTGCCGAGCGCGACCACGGCGCGCTCGTGCTCGAGGGGCGCTGCGTCCCCTACGGCGAGGCCAACGTGTGGTGGCCGCTGGCCGAGGCCGTGCGCCAGGCGTGCGACCTGGACGTCACCGACGGCGCCGCCAGGGCCGCCGAGCGGTGCGCGGCCACCGTGGCCGCCGCCCTCGGCACCGGCGCCGAGCCGGCCGAGGTCACGAGGGTGGCCGCCGGCCTGCTCCACCTCATGGGCTACGAGGGGTCGCTGCGGGACATCGAGCCCCAGCGGGCGAGGGACGAGGTCGCCCGGTCGACCCAGGCCCTCCTCGACGGGCTGACGGCGTCCTCGCCGGTCGTGCTCGTGCTGTCCGACGTGCACTGGGCCGACGAGCTCGTCCTCGACCTCGTCGACCGCCTGCTCGAGCACCTCCGCCGCCGCCGGCTGGTCGTCGTGGCCACCGCCCGGCCGGGCATCGAGGGGCGGTGGGGGGTGCGGCGGGGCGGCCACGACGTGGTCGTCGTCCACCTCGACCCCTTGTCGCGGGACGCGGCCGACCGCCTGCTGACCGAGCTGGCCGGCGACGAGCTGCCCCGCCAGCTGCGGGCCGCGCTGCTCGACCGCAGCGGCGGGAACCCGTTCTTCCTCGAGGAGCTGGTGGCCCTGCTCGGTGAGGCCGGGGTGGTGGGCGACGGCGGGCCGGTCACCGCGCCCGTCCGCCAGCTGCCCGACACCCTCCGCGGCCTGGTCGCGGCCCGGCTCGACGCGCTGACGGCCGACGAGCGGGTCGTGCTCGACCACGCCGCCGTGCTGGGGGCGCGCGGGCCGGTCGAGGCGCTCGTGATCATGGGCCGGCACCTCGGCGACGAGCGGGTGGCCACCGCCCTCGACGGCCTGGCCGACAAGGAGGTGCTCGTCGTCCAGGACGGGCGGTGGTCGTTCCGGTCGGACCTGGTCCGAGAGGTGGCCTACCAGACGCTCACCAAGGGCGACCGGGCCCGGCTCCACTTCGGGGTCGCCGACTGGCTGGAGCGCCACCTGGACGAGCTGGGCGACGACGACAGCACGGTCAGCCGCATCGCCCACCACTACGGGTCGGCTGCCCGGCTGGCCGCCGAGGTCGGGTCGGTCGAGGGTGTGCCCGCCGACCTGGTGCGCCGGGCCCTCGACTGGGTCGAGCGGGCGGCGTGCCGGGCCGAGGCCAGCGACGTCGCCGTCGTCGCCGACCGGTTCTTCGACCTCGCCGTCGACCTGGCCCCGGCCCTCCCGGCCGACGACGCCACCCTCGTGCGCCTGCTGCTCGGTCGGGCCCGGGCCAGGGCGACCCTCCGCGAGCTGGACGCGGCGCGCGCCGACGTCGAGCGGGCCAGGGCGACGGCCGAGGCGGCCGGCGACCGGGCCGGGCTGGCCAGCGCGCTGACCGTGCTCGGCGACGTCCAGCAGAAGGCCGGCGACCTCGACGCCGCCGTCGCCACCCTCGACGCCGCGCTCACGCTGGCCAGGGAGGCCGGCGACCGGCCCACCGAGGTCGAGGCCCTGCGCCTGCGGGGGGTGGCCGACCTGTTCAGGGGCGACACCCTGGCGGCCGCCCCCGTCCTGGAGGACGCCCTGCGGGGGTTCTGCGACCTGCGGGACCGGCGGGGCGAGGCCTGGGCGCTGCAGAACCTGGCCTGGATCGCGTTCACCGAGGGCCGCATGGACGCGGCCGAGGAGCGGCTCGACCAGTCGGTGGCCACGTTCACCGAGATCGGCGACGTCGGCGGGCTCGGCTGGGCCTTCGGCCTCCAGGGCTGGGTCAAGTTCCAGCAGGGCGACCTCGCCGCCGCCCGCCAGCTGTGCCACCGGGTCACCCGGGAGGCGGAGACGACCGGCGACCGGTGGGGGCACGGGATGATGATCGTGCTCTCCGCGCTCGTCGACCTGTGGTGCGGCAAGACCGACGACGCCGTCCGCACGGCCCGCCACGCCGTCGAGATCTTCGAGCGCATCGACGACCGCTACGGCCGGGTGCAGTCCCTCGCCGCGCTGGCCCGGGCGCTGCTGGCCGCCGGCCGGGTGCCGGAGGGCCTCGCCGTCACCGACGAGCTCGAGGCCATCGCCGCCCAGCCGGGGGTGGCGGGCACGAACGCCGGGGACTTCGCCGCCCTGGCCGTCGCCCAGGCGGCGATGGTGGTCGGCGACCCCGAGCGGACGCTCGCCGCGCTGCCGGCCCGGCTGCTCGCCGTGTCGAGCGAGCGGGTGGCGCCCGTGGCGGACGGCCTGGTCGCCGCCGGCCTGGCCCGGCTCATGCTCGGCCTGGCCGACGAGGCCCTCGCCACCCTCGCCCTGCCCCACGACGCCGACCCCACCGACGCCAACGCGACCGCGTCGCTCGCCCTCGCCCGGGCCGTCACCGGCGGCGATGGCCACGGCGACGCCCGGCGCCTCGCCGCCGAGCTCACCGACACCGGCCGGGGCACCTACCTCGACCGCATGCTCGCCCACCTCGCCGCCGCGTTCGCGGCCGGCCGGGAGGGGGACGACGAGGCGGCGATCAGGGCCGCCGACGCCGCCGTCGCCACCGTCGACGGCACCGAGGACCGGCTGGCCCACGCCGTCGCTCGCCTCGGCCGGTCCAAGGTGCTCGCCCTGATCGGCGACCCGACCGCCGACCGGGCCGCCGGCGACGCCGCCGCCCGGCTCGAGGCGCTCGGCCTGTCCGGCACCGCCTGGGAGGTGGCCTTCGGGCTCGCCCGGGCGGCCGGCGCCGCCGCCTGA
- a CDS encoding ABC transporter ATP-binding protein translates to MPDRVASNGMVAAEATDLTKVYGTGATAVRALDGVSVAFERGRFTAIMGPSGSGKSTLMHILAGLDRPTAGRVTVAGVDLGGLDDKAMTVLRRDQVGFVFQAYNLVPTLTAGENITLPLALAGRDPDRGWVDSVVGAVGLGDRLHHRPAELSGGQQQRVAVARALASRPAIIFADEPTGNLDSRASAEILGFMRRAVAELGQTIVMVTHDPVAAGYADRIVFLADGRIVDEMADPTAERVLDRMKRFGDA, encoded by the coding sequence ATGCCGGACCGGGTCGCGAGCAACGGGATGGTGGCGGCGGAGGCCACCGACCTCACGAAGGTGTACGGGACGGGCGCCACCGCGGTGCGCGCCCTCGACGGCGTGTCCGTCGCCTTCGAGCGGGGCCGATTCACGGCGATCATGGGGCCGTCGGGCTCGGGCAAGTCCACGCTCATGCACATCCTCGCCGGCCTCGACCGCCCGACGGCCGGGCGGGTGACCGTGGCCGGGGTCGACCTCGGCGGCCTCGACGACAAGGCCATGACCGTGCTCCGCCGGGACCAGGTCGGCTTCGTGTTCCAGGCCTACAACCTGGTGCCGACCCTCACCGCGGGGGAGAACATCACCCTGCCGCTGGCCCTCGCCGGGCGCGACCCCGACCGGGGCTGGGTGGACTCGGTGGTGGGCGCCGTCGGCCTCGGCGACCGGCTGCACCACCGGCCGGCCGAGCTGTCGGGCGGGCAGCAGCAGCGGGTGGCGGTGGCCAGGGCCCTCGCCAGCCGGCCGGCCATCATCTTCGCCGACGAGCCCACCGGGAACCTCGACTCCAGGGCCAGCGCCGAGATCCTCGGGTTCATGCGCCGGGCCGTCGCCGAGCTGGGCCAGACGATCGTGATGGTCACCCACGACCCGGTGGCCGCCGGCTACGCCGACCGGATCGTCTTCCTCGCCGACGGCCGCATCGTCGACGAGATGGCCGACCCGACGGCCGAGCGGGTGCTCGACCGCATGAAGCGCTTCGGGGACGCCTGA
- a CDS encoding FtsX-like permease family protein: MWRVTVRNLLAHKLRLLTTAGAIVLGVAFMAGSLVLSDTITRTFDDLFADVNAGTDAVVRSSSTIDSGFGTQRQRVDEEVVGAVEGVDGVAAVAGQVQGYAELVGTDGEPIGDPGFGAPSLGVRWSGVEALNPFDLVDGRPPEAGDEVVIDKASADEGDVQVGDRVRVLLQGPPQDFTVVGIARFGSADSPLGATVTVFAPQAAQELLGEPGKFDLVAVVAEDGVSQQELVDRLDEVIPAGTEAVTGDAYTEETQSDVADQLGFVRTFLLVFAGVALFVGSFVIFNTFSILVAQRTRELALLRAVGASRRQVLGSVLGEALLLGLVGSVLGVLGGLALAGGLKGLFAGLGFSIPASGTVLTGGTVAVSVVTGLVVTMVAAVLPAVRASRVPPVAAMRDVVLDTGATSTRRVVVGVVMLVAGAASLVAGLVGGTAALVGVGAAAVVLATAVLGPAMARPVTRVIGAPVARFRGVTGALARENAARNPRRTASTAIALVVGVALVGLVTIFASSAKESIVTTLDRQFTGDLVVDSGSFVPGTGLSPDLARRLNELPEVGAATGLRFGLVQVEGKGEIVLGVDPATAGQVLDLDVRQGSLADLDETGIAVLADVAEERGWQVGDEVDLRFAETGEQRFTVRAVYGENELAGNYTIGYPAYDANLTSRLDLQVYVTAAEGTSVGDLRAAVEEVTADYPSAKVQDREEYTAAQAASFDPILGLVYALLGLAVVIALFGIANTLALSVVERTRELGLLRAVGMTRAQVRAAVRWEAVIIALFGTALGLAIGVFFGWALVEALQSEATITLRIPVGQLAVVAVVAALAGVLAAILPARRAARLDVLAAIATQ, from the coding sequence GTGTGGCGCGTCACCGTCCGCAACCTGCTCGCCCACAAGCTCCGGCTGCTCACGACGGCGGGGGCCATCGTCCTCGGCGTGGCGTTCATGGCCGGGTCGCTCGTGCTGTCCGACACGATCACCCGCACCTTCGACGACCTGTTCGCCGACGTGAACGCCGGCACCGACGCCGTCGTCCGCAGCTCCAGCACGATCGACTCCGGGTTCGGCACCCAGCGCCAGCGGGTGGACGAGGAGGTCGTCGGCGCCGTCGAGGGGGTCGACGGGGTGGCCGCCGTGGCCGGCCAGGTGCAGGGCTACGCCGAGCTGGTCGGGACCGACGGGGAGCCGATCGGCGACCCTGGCTTCGGCGCGCCGTCCCTCGGCGTGCGCTGGAGCGGGGTCGAGGCGCTCAACCCCTTCGACCTGGTCGACGGCCGGCCGCCGGAGGCCGGCGACGAGGTGGTGATCGACAAGGCGTCGGCCGACGAGGGCGACGTGCAGGTGGGCGACCGGGTCCGCGTGCTGCTCCAGGGCCCGCCCCAGGACTTCACCGTCGTCGGCATCGCCCGGTTCGGGTCGGCCGACAGCCCGCTCGGCGCCACCGTCACCGTCTTCGCCCCCCAGGCCGCCCAGGAGCTGCTGGGCGAGCCCGGCAAGTTCGACCTCGTCGCCGTGGTGGCCGAGGACGGCGTGAGCCAGCAGGAGCTCGTCGACCGGCTCGACGAGGTGATCCCGGCCGGCACCGAGGCGGTGACCGGCGACGCCTACACGGAGGAGACCCAGAGCGACGTCGCCGACCAGCTGGGGTTCGTGCGGACGTTCCTGCTCGTGTTCGCCGGGGTCGCCCTGTTCGTGGGCTCGTTCGTGATCTTCAACACGTTCTCGATCCTCGTGGCCCAGCGGACGAGGGAGCTGGCCCTGCTCAGGGCCGTCGGGGCCAGCCGGCGGCAGGTGCTCGGCAGCGTGCTCGGCGAGGCGCTCCTGCTCGGGCTGGTCGGCTCGGTGCTCGGCGTGCTGGGCGGCCTGGCCCTGGCCGGCGGCCTCAAGGGCCTGTTCGCCGGGCTCGGGTTCTCCATCCCGGCGAGCGGCACCGTGCTCACCGGGGGGACGGTCGCCGTCTCGGTCGTGACCGGCCTGGTCGTCACGATGGTCGCCGCCGTGCTCCCCGCCGTCCGGGCGTCGCGCGTCCCGCCCGTCGCGGCCATGCGCGACGTCGTCCTCGACACGGGCGCCACCTCCACCCGGCGGGTCGTGGTCGGCGTCGTCATGCTCGTCGCCGGGGCCGCCAGCCTCGTCGCCGGGCTGGTCGGGGGGACGGCCGCGCTCGTCGGGGTGGGCGCCGCCGCCGTGGTGCTCGCCACCGCCGTCCTCGGCCCGGCCATGGCCCGGCCCGTCACCCGGGTGATCGGCGCACCCGTGGCCCGCTTCCGGGGCGTGACCGGCGCGCTGGCCAGGGAGAACGCCGCCCGCAACCCGAGGAGGACGGCGTCCACCGCCATCGCCCTCGTCGTCGGCGTCGCCCTCGTCGGCCTGGTCACGATCTTCGCCTCGTCGGCCAAGGAGTCGATCGTCACCACCCTCGACCGCCAGTTCACCGGCGACCTCGTCGTCGACTCGGGCTCGTTCGTCCCCGGGACCGGCCTCAGCCCCGACCTGGCCCGGCGGCTGAACGAGCTGCCCGAGGTCGGCGCGGCCACCGGCCTGCGCTTCGGGCTCGTCCAGGTGGAGGGCAAGGGCGAGATCGTGCTCGGCGTCGACCCCGCGACCGCCGGCCAGGTGCTCGACCTCGACGTGCGCCAGGGGTCGCTCGCCGACCTCGACGAGACCGGGATCGCCGTGCTGGCCGACGTGGCCGAGGAGCGGGGCTGGCAAGTGGGCGACGAGGTCGACCTGCGCTTCGCCGAGACCGGCGAGCAGCGGTTCACCGTCCGGGCGGTCTACGGCGAGAACGAGCTGGCCGGGAACTACACGATCGGCTACCCGGCCTACGACGCCAACCTCACGAGCCGGCTCGACCTCCAGGTGTACGTCACCGCCGCCGAGGGGACCTCGGTCGGCGACCTGCGGGCGGCCGTCGAGGAGGTGACGGCCGACTACCCGTCGGCCAAGGTGCAGGACCGGGAGGAGTACACGGCGGCCCAGGCGGCGTCGTTCGACCCGATCCTCGGCCTCGTCTACGCCCTGCTCGGCCTGGCCGTCGTCATCGCCCTGTTCGGCATCGCCAACACGCTCGCCCTGTCCGTCGTGGAGCGGACGAGGGAGCTCGGCCTCCTGCGGGCCGTCGGGATGACGAGGGCGCAGGTGCGGGCCGCCGTCCGCTGGGAGGCGGTGATCATCGCCCTGTTCGGCACGGCGCTCGGCCTGGCCATCGGCGTGTTCTTCGGCTGGGCGCTGGTCGAGGCGCTCCAGAGCGAGGCCACCATCACCCTGCGCATCCCGGTCGGCCAGCTGGCGGTGGTGGCCGTGGTCGCCGCGCTGGCCGGCGTGCTGGCCGCCATCCTCCCCGCCCGCCGGGCGGCCCGCCTCGACGTGCTGGCCGCCATCGCCACCCAGTAG